A region of Saimiri boliviensis isolate mSaiBol1 chromosome 10, mSaiBol1.pri, whole genome shotgun sequence DNA encodes the following proteins:
- the KRBA1 gene encoding protein KRBA1 isoform X3, producing MRENYETLVSVGTAELLPLSAFLSPSEPGGAVGGGSRADEGQEPAGCGGPQGGQPHHSLHLTALVQLVKEIPEFLFGEVKGAMDSPESESRGASLDGERASPEAVAREPCPLRGLLNCLPDGPASQSRLATTPTDSSCSSGPPGDAVQGSPLPTRTVNKPWPTRKEGPGAPGGERSLPTLSPGGRRSHAEQERGTSQAGISPGNSPLQGLINCLKEILVPGPQHPETSPTFRPPLPSLGTSRPSKAELGPGSTPWAVKTEAASGDCPLQGLLNCLKELPEAQARHPSPSGVGDPRLQEDPGAWKRGSGGSGHLLTPPPRPGPGAGGLVSVKMENSWVQSPPGPASCQPGRQSLSPSATRDTRGVPGASWGPEAQAAGASSSPLEALEACLKGIPPSRPSPSQPLATSWSQNPQPGDCGSQRPELQPHRSHSEEATREPVLPLGLQGCVRDGPARPLAPRGTPTSFSSSSSTDWDLDFGSPVGSQGQRPGKGSPPGSSPLQGLENCLKEIAVPVPWPAWPCSSAADRGPRRAEPRTWTADKEGPRAEACESARLGQGGGEAPTRSLHLASPQVFTSSCVPACHQRGLKDPGATRPRAWRWLPEGPAPKPSPLHCLESALRGILPVRPLRFACVAGTSPSPSPGSSSSFSGSEGEDPRPEPELWRPLLQERDRLPSCKPPVPLSPCPGGTPTGSSGSSPGEDPRRTEPRYCSGLGAGAAGDPGPVSRLEKRPGPRVSEASRGLEPGHGRPRAAAKTHGQLLPQGPPEPPRESPPPELPPLEAAPPALPAASPQPPCPCGKPLQQELHSLGAALAEKLDRLATALAGLAQEVASMRTQVNRLGRRPQGPGPMGRASWMWTLPRRPRWAHGPGHRHLPYWRQKGPTRPKPKILRSQGEGCRAGDRPGLSRGTTHRAPLLPPDALPAEAPGLHRSPSQQLRSPAPSCHTAPAAHSLLGHSGGRQSPLPPLVPAALPLQGASLATSADADMPNSGVAPAGIPDRPKEPSSLLGGVPRALQEELRGGEHRDPRWGAH from the exons ATGCGGGAGAACTACGAGACGCTGGTGTCCGTGG GGACAGCTGAGCTGCTCCCCCTCTCTGCTTTCCTGTCACCCTCAGAGCCTGGAGGAGCTGTTGGGGGAGGGAGCCGCGCTGATGAGGGGCAGGAGCCTGCTGGTTGCGGAGGTCCCCAGG GGGGACAGCCCCATCACAGCCTGCACCTCACCGCCCTGGTACAGCTGGTGAAAGAGATCCCAGAGTTCTTGTTTGGGGAAGTCAAGGGTGCCATGGACAGCCCCGAGAGTGAGAGCCGGGGAGCCAGCCTGGATGGAGAGCGAGCGAGCCCCGAGG CTGTGGCAAGAGAGCCTTGCCCTCTCCGAGGCCTGCTCAACTGCCTTCCGGACGGCCCTGCCAGCCAGTCCCGCCTGGCTACCACACCCACCGACAGCTCGTGCTCCAGCGGCCCACCTGGTGATGCGGTCCAGGGAAGTCCTCTCCCTACCA GAACTGTCAACAAACCATGGCCTACGAGGAAGGAAGGCCCAGGAGCCCCTGGCGGGGAGCGCAGCCTTCCCACCCTTAGCCCCGGCGGGAGGAGGAGCCacgcagagcaggagagagggacCTCGCAGGCCG GAATTTCTCCTGGGAACAGCCCCTTGCAAGGCCTCATCAACTGTCTGAAGGAAATCCTCGTGCCTGGGCCCCAGCACCCCGAGACATCCCCAACCTTCCGACCGCCTCTGCCCAGCCTGGGCACGTCCAGGCCATCCAAAGCAGAGCTGGGGCCGGGGAGCACACCCTGGGCAG TGAAAACAGAGGCAGCTTCAGGGGACTGTCCCCTCCAGGGTCTGCTGAACTGTCTGAAGGAGCTTCCCGAGGCCCAGGCCAGGCATCCCAGTCCCTCAGGAGTGGGGGACCCACGACTACAGGAGGATCCAGGGGCCTGGAAAAGGGGTTCTGGAG GGTCTGGACACCTCCTGACCCCCCCTCCCCGTCCTGGTCCTGGAGCTGGTGGCCTGGTCTCTGTGAAGATGGAGAACAGCTGGGTCCAGAGCCCCCCAGGACCCGCATCCTGTCAGCCTGGCAGGCAATCCCTCAGCCCCTCTGCCACCAGAGACACCAGAGGAGTCCCTGGGGCTAGCTGGGGCCCTGAGGCTCAAG CTGCCGGTGCCTCAAGCTCACCGCTGGAAGCCCTGGAAGCCTGTCTGAAGGGCATTCCCCCAAGCAGGCCATCACCTTCGCAGCCGCTGGCCACCTCTTGGTCACAGAACCCCCAGCCAGGAGACTGTGGGTCTCAGAGACCTGAACTGCAGCCCCACAGATCACATAGTGAAG AAGCGACCAGGGAGCCTGTTCTGCCTCTGGGTCTGCAGGGCTGTGTGAGAGATGGCCCTGCCCGGCCCCTGGCACCCCGAGGAACCCCCACCAGCTTTTCCTCATCCAGCAGCACCGACTGGGACCTGGATTTTGGGAGCCCTGTGGGGAGCCAGGGGCAGCGGCCTGGAAAAG GAAGCCCACCAGGAAGCTCCCCGCTGCAGGGTCTGGAGAACTGCCTCAAGGAGATAGCCGTGCCTGTGCCGTGGCCTGCCTGGCCCTGCTCCTCAGCAGCAGACAGGGGACCAAGGAGAGCAGAGCCCAGGACCTGGACAGCAGACAAGGAAG GACCGAGGGCCGAGGCCTGTGAGTCAGCCCGTCTCGGGCAGGGTGGGGGAGAAGCGCCCACCCGGAGCCTCCATCTGGCCAGCCCACAGGTGTTCACCTCCAGCTGCGTCCCTGCCTGCCACCAACGGGGGCTCAAAGACCCCGGGGCCACCAGGCCACGAGCGTGGAGGTGGCTCCCAGAGG GGCCTGCCCCCAAGCCCTCCCCGCTGCACTGTCTGGAGAGCGCCCTAAGGGGGATCCTGCCTGTTCGGCCCTTACGCTTCGCCTGCGTGGCAGgcaccagccccagccccagccccggctCCAGCTCCAGCTTCAGCGGCTCTGAAGGAGAAGACCCGAGGCCAGAGCCTGAGCTCTGGAGGCCACTCCTCCAGG AGAGGGACCGCCTTCCCAGCTGTAAGCCGCCTGTTCCTCTGTCCCCATGCCCCGGTGGGACTCCTActggcagcagtggcagcagcccTGGTGAAGACCCCAGGAGAACAGAGCCCAGATACTGCAGCGGCCTTGGTGCAG GTGCAGCTGGGGATCCCGGCCCTGTTTCTCGGCTGGAGAAAAGGCCTGGGCCCAGGGTTAGTGAAGCATCCAGAGGCCTGGAGCCTGGACACGGAAGACCAAGAGCTGCAG CCAAGACGCATGGGCAGCTGCTCCCCCAGGGCCCGCCTGAGCCGCCCCGCGAGTCTCCCCCTCCGGAGCTGCCCCCTCTGGAAGCCGCACCTCCTGCTTTGCCAGCCGCATCCCCGCAGCCGCCGTGCCCCTGTGGGAAGCCCCTGCAGCAGGAGCTGCACAGCCTTGGTGCTGCCCTCGCAGAGAAGCTGGATCGGCTCGCCACGGCGCTGGCAGGCCTGGCTCAGGAGGTGGCCTCCATGAGGACCCAGGTGAATCGGCTGGGGAGGCGCCCCCAAGGCCCTGGGCCGATGGGCCGAGCTTCCTGGATGTGGACCCTCCCTCGGAGACCTCGCTGGGCTCATGGCCCTGGTCACAGACACCTACCCTACTGGAGGCAGAAGGGCCCCACCAGGCCTAAACCAAAGATTCTGCGCAGCCAGGGAGAGGGCTGCAGGGCTGGTGACCGGCCAGGACTCTCCAGAGGGACCACTCACCGGGCACCTCTGCTGCCTCCAGATGCTCTGCCGGCAGAAGCTCCAGGGCTCCACCGCAGCCCTTCCCAGCAGCTGCGGTCCCCCGCACCCAGCTGCCACACTGCACCAGCGGCACACTCCCTCCTGGGACATTCCGGGGGCCGCCAGAGCCCCCTTCCCCCTTTAGTGCCTGCTGCCTTACCCCTGCAGGGAGCCTCTCTTGCCACCAGTGCGGATGCAGACATGCCGAACTCGGGAGTGGCACCAGCCGGGATCCCAGACCGGCCCAAGGAGCCGAGCAGCTTGCTGGGAGGAGTCCCGAGAGCCCTGCAGGAGGAACTGCGGGGCGGGGAGCACAGGGACCCAAGGTGGGGGGCGCATTAA
- the KRBA1 gene encoding protein KRBA1 isoform X5: MRENYETLVSVEPGGAVGGGSRADEGQEPAGCGGPQGGQPHHSLHLTALVQLVKEIPEFLFGEVKGAMDSPESESRGASLDGERASPEAVAREPCPLRGLLNCLPDGPASQSRLATTPTDSSCSSGPPGDAVQGSPLPTRTVNKPWPTRKEGPGAPGGERSLPTLSPGGRRSHAEQERGTSQAGISPGNSPLQGLINCLKEILVPGPQHPETSPTFRPPLPSLGTSRPSKAELGPGSTPWAVKTEAASGDCPLQGLLNCLKELPEAQARHPSPSGVGDPRLQEDPGAWKRGSGGSGHLLTPPPRPGPGAGGLVSVKMENSWVQSPPGPASCQPGRQSLSPSATRDTRGVPGASWGPEAQAAGASSSPLEALEACLKGIPPSRPSPSQPLATSWSQNPQPGDCGSQRPELQPHRSHSEEATREPVLPLGLQGCVRDGPARPLAPRGTPTSFSSSSSTDWDLDFGSPVGSQGQRPGKGSPPGSSPLQGLENCLKEIAVPVPWPAWPCSSAADRGPRRAEPRTWTADKEGPAPKPSPLHCLESALRGILPVRPLRFACVAGTSPSPSPGSSSSFSGSEGEDPRPEPELWRPLLQERDRLPSCKPPVPLSPCPGGTPTGSSGSSPGEDPRRTEPRYCSGLGAGAAGDPGPVSRLEKRPGPRVSEASRGLEPGHGRPRAAAKTHGQLLPQGPPEPPRESPPPELPPLEAAPPALPAASPQPPCPCGKPLQQELHSLGAALAEKLDRLATALAGLAQEVASMRTQVNRLGRRPQGPGPMGRASWMWTLPRRPRWAHGPGHRHLPYWRQKGPTRPKPKILRSQGEGCRAGDRPGLSRGTTHRAPLLPPDALPAEAPGLHRSPSQQLRSPAPSCHTAPAAHSLLGHSGGRQSPLPPLVPAALPLQGASLATSADADMPNSGVAPAGIPDRPKEPSSLLGGVPRALQEELRGGEHRDPRWGAH, translated from the exons ATGCGGGAGAACTACGAGACGCTGGTGTCCGTGG AGCCTGGAGGAGCTGTTGGGGGAGGGAGCCGCGCTGATGAGGGGCAGGAGCCTGCTGGTTGCGGAGGTCCCCAGG GGGGACAGCCCCATCACAGCCTGCACCTCACCGCCCTGGTACAGCTGGTGAAAGAGATCCCAGAGTTCTTGTTTGGGGAAGTCAAGGGTGCCATGGACAGCCCCGAGAGTGAGAGCCGGGGAGCCAGCCTGGATGGAGAGCGAGCGAGCCCCGAGG CTGTGGCAAGAGAGCCTTGCCCTCTCCGAGGCCTGCTCAACTGCCTTCCGGACGGCCCTGCCAGCCAGTCCCGCCTGGCTACCACACCCACCGACAGCTCGTGCTCCAGCGGCCCACCTGGTGATGCGGTCCAGGGAAGTCCTCTCCCTACCA GAACTGTCAACAAACCATGGCCTACGAGGAAGGAAGGCCCAGGAGCCCCTGGCGGGGAGCGCAGCCTTCCCACCCTTAGCCCCGGCGGGAGGAGGAGCCacgcagagcaggagagagggacCTCGCAGGCCG GAATTTCTCCTGGGAACAGCCCCTTGCAAGGCCTCATCAACTGTCTGAAGGAAATCCTCGTGCCTGGGCCCCAGCACCCCGAGACATCCCCAACCTTCCGACCGCCTCTGCCCAGCCTGGGCACGTCCAGGCCATCCAAAGCAGAGCTGGGGCCGGGGAGCACACCCTGGGCAG TGAAAACAGAGGCAGCTTCAGGGGACTGTCCCCTCCAGGGTCTGCTGAACTGTCTGAAGGAGCTTCCCGAGGCCCAGGCCAGGCATCCCAGTCCCTCAGGAGTGGGGGACCCACGACTACAGGAGGATCCAGGGGCCTGGAAAAGGGGTTCTGGAG GGTCTGGACACCTCCTGACCCCCCCTCCCCGTCCTGGTCCTGGAGCTGGTGGCCTGGTCTCTGTGAAGATGGAGAACAGCTGGGTCCAGAGCCCCCCAGGACCCGCATCCTGTCAGCCTGGCAGGCAATCCCTCAGCCCCTCTGCCACCAGAGACACCAGAGGAGTCCCTGGGGCTAGCTGGGGCCCTGAGGCTCAAG CTGCCGGTGCCTCAAGCTCACCGCTGGAAGCCCTGGAAGCCTGTCTGAAGGGCATTCCCCCAAGCAGGCCATCACCTTCGCAGCCGCTGGCCACCTCTTGGTCACAGAACCCCCAGCCAGGAGACTGTGGGTCTCAGAGACCTGAACTGCAGCCCCACAGATCACATAGTGAAG AAGCGACCAGGGAGCCTGTTCTGCCTCTGGGTCTGCAGGGCTGTGTGAGAGATGGCCCTGCCCGGCCCCTGGCACCCCGAGGAACCCCCACCAGCTTTTCCTCATCCAGCAGCACCGACTGGGACCTGGATTTTGGGAGCCCTGTGGGGAGCCAGGGGCAGCGGCCTGGAAAAG GAAGCCCACCAGGAAGCTCCCCGCTGCAGGGTCTGGAGAACTGCCTCAAGGAGATAGCCGTGCCTGTGCCGTGGCCTGCCTGGCCCTGCTCCTCAGCAGCAGACAGGGGACCAAGGAGAGCAGAGCCCAGGACCTGGACAGCAGACAAGGAAG GGCCTGCCCCCAAGCCCTCCCCGCTGCACTGTCTGGAGAGCGCCCTAAGGGGGATCCTGCCTGTTCGGCCCTTACGCTTCGCCTGCGTGGCAGgcaccagccccagccccagccccggctCCAGCTCCAGCTTCAGCGGCTCTGAAGGAGAAGACCCGAGGCCAGAGCCTGAGCTCTGGAGGCCACTCCTCCAGG AGAGGGACCGCCTTCCCAGCTGTAAGCCGCCTGTTCCTCTGTCCCCATGCCCCGGTGGGACTCCTActggcagcagtggcagcagcccTGGTGAAGACCCCAGGAGAACAGAGCCCAGATACTGCAGCGGCCTTGGTGCAG GTGCAGCTGGGGATCCCGGCCCTGTTTCTCGGCTGGAGAAAAGGCCTGGGCCCAGGGTTAGTGAAGCATCCAGAGGCCTGGAGCCTGGACACGGAAGACCAAGAGCTGCAG CCAAGACGCATGGGCAGCTGCTCCCCCAGGGCCCGCCTGAGCCGCCCCGCGAGTCTCCCCCTCCGGAGCTGCCCCCTCTGGAAGCCGCACCTCCTGCTTTGCCAGCCGCATCCCCGCAGCCGCCGTGCCCCTGTGGGAAGCCCCTGCAGCAGGAGCTGCACAGCCTTGGTGCTGCCCTCGCAGAGAAGCTGGATCGGCTCGCCACGGCGCTGGCAGGCCTGGCTCAGGAGGTGGCCTCCATGAGGACCCAGGTGAATCGGCTGGGGAGGCGCCCCCAAGGCCCTGGGCCGATGGGCCGAGCTTCCTGGATGTGGACCCTCCCTCGGAGACCTCGCTGGGCTCATGGCCCTGGTCACAGACACCTACCCTACTGGAGGCAGAAGGGCCCCACCAGGCCTAAACCAAAGATTCTGCGCAGCCAGGGAGAGGGCTGCAGGGCTGGTGACCGGCCAGGACTCTCCAGAGGGACCACTCACCGGGCACCTCTGCTGCCTCCAGATGCTCTGCCGGCAGAAGCTCCAGGGCTCCACCGCAGCCCTTCCCAGCAGCTGCGGTCCCCCGCACCCAGCTGCCACACTGCACCAGCGGCACACTCCCTCCTGGGACATTCCGGGGGCCGCCAGAGCCCCCTTCCCCCTTTAGTGCCTGCTGCCTTACCCCTGCAGGGAGCCTCTCTTGCCACCAGTGCGGATGCAGACATGCCGAACTCGGGAGTGGCACCAGCCGGGATCCCAGACCGGCCCAAGGAGCCGAGCAGCTTGCTGGGAGGAGTCCCGAGAGCCCTGCAGGAGGAACTGCGGGGCGGGGAGCACAGGGACCCAAGGTGGGGGGCGCATTAA